The Prevotella melaninogenica ATCC 25845 genome includes a window with the following:
- a CDS encoding tyrosine-type recombinase/integrase codes for MKNVISHVGYIFLNRFGQRITTRGIAQQLKHFAEKYGLNRDVVYPHSFRHRFAKNFLDRFNDLALLADLMGHESIETTRIYLRRTASEQQKIVDRVVNW; via the coding sequence TTGAAAAATGTAATTAGTCATGTGGGTTATATCTTCCTCAATCGTTTCGGGCAACGAATCACGACACGAGGGATAGCTCAGCAATTGAAGCATTTTGCAGAGAAATACGGATTGAATCGTGATGTGGTCTATCCTCACTCTTTCCGTCACCGCTTTGCCAAGAATTTCCTCGACCGCTTCAATGATCTTGCTTTGTTAGCCGACCTTATGGGGCATGAGAGTATAGAGACAACACGTATCTACCTGCGACGTACCGCAAGCGAACAGCAGAAAATTGTAGATAGGGTAGTGAATTGGTAG
- a CDS encoding ATP-binding protein, with translation MPSNVSIATRPLVYSTFRYISNKVWNALAEYIDNSIQSFLDHQDVLSKINPDGIKLRVSINMDFENDTIIIEDNAFGITEENYQRAFELANIPLDNKGLNEFGMGMKVSSIWLSNVWKVETTAYGDDVLKTVTFDLNEVVENEELSLPVTEESCDKEAHFTRITLSHLSGNKPTPRQLSYIKKHLASIYTLHLRKQTLELIVNDEPLEYKELTILNAPKYNEPNGKPILWKKDINLTFGERYAISGFIALLDTMSTSIDNGFLLFRRGRVIGSSYDERYRPKELCGQEGSPLYKRVFGELYLTGFDVSFTKNSFQEDDDFAELIKLLREDLNKDKTFDLFAQGQHYTKPRTQKEIKNIGTKLVKQIISGFTKPIVHTPSTTISTPNDTTPKKPALVIPVTTPQTQAKVEQIKSTPTDLFDGIPVDILLDNNEKVELTIKTGEAVAGLYTFNEIADDKYEATINLKNNVFQRFASSLSTQEGQEQLSYMIEVMVASEISMIKGGSDAATKFRSTFNNLFGTI, from the coding sequence ATGCCAAGTAATGTATCAATAGCAACAAGACCTTTAGTGTATAGCACCTTTAGGTATATCAGTAACAAGGTTTGGAATGCCCTTGCTGAATATATAGATAACTCTATTCAAAGTTTTCTCGACCATCAGGATGTTCTCTCTAAAATAAATCCCGATGGTATTAAACTTCGTGTGTCAATTAACATGGACTTCGAGAATGACACCATTATCATAGAGGATAATGCCTTTGGTATCACTGAAGAGAATTATCAAAGGGCATTTGAATTGGCAAACATTCCTCTTGACAACAAGGGACTCAACGAGTTTGGCATGGGAATGAAAGTGTCCTCAATATGGTTGAGTAATGTATGGAAAGTAGAAACAACAGCCTATGGTGATGATGTTCTGAAAACTGTTACCTTTGACCTCAATGAAGTTGTTGAAAACGAAGAATTGTCTCTTCCTGTTACGGAAGAGTCATGTGACAAGGAGGCTCACTTTACAAGAATCACCTTGTCTCATTTGTCTGGAAATAAGCCAACACCAAGACAACTTTCGTATATCAAGAAGCATCTGGCAAGTATTTATACACTACATCTTAGAAAGCAAACGCTCGAACTTATTGTGAATGACGAGCCATTGGAATATAAGGAACTTACCATACTGAATGCACCTAAATACAATGAGCCTAACGGCAAACCTATTTTATGGAAGAAAGACATAAATCTGACCTTTGGCGAAAGATACGCTATTAGTGGATTTATTGCTTTGCTTGACACCATGAGCACTTCGATAGATAATGGTTTCTTGCTGTTCAGACGTGGACGTGTTATCGGTAGCAGTTATGATGAACGATACCGCCCAAAGGAGTTGTGCGGTCAGGAAGGATCACCGCTCTACAAGCGTGTATTTGGAGAACTGTATCTTACAGGCTTCGATGTAAGTTTTACCAAAAACTCATTCCAAGAAGATGATGATTTCGCAGAATTAATCAAACTTCTTCGTGAAGATCTCAACAAGGACAAAACATTTGACCTCTTTGCGCAGGGACAACACTACACCAAGCCCAGAACTCAAAAGGAGATAAAGAACATTGGAACTAAGCTCGTAAAACAAATCATATCTGGTTTTACGAAACCTATTGTGCACACGCCAAGCACAACTATTTCAACCCCTAACGATACAACACCTAAAAAGCCAGCGCTGGTTATCCCCGTAACTACTCCACAGACTCAAGCCAAGGTAGAACAAATCAAATCAACTCCAACTGATTTGTTCGATGGCATACCAGTTGACATCTTGTTAGATAATAATGAGAAAGTCGAACTGACTATCAAAACAGGAGAGGCCGTAGCAGGTTTGTACACTTTTAACGAAATAGCAGATGATAAATACGAAGCTACTATCAACCTGAAAAATAATGTATTCCAGCGATTTGCAAGTTCCCTATCAACACAAGAAGGACAAGAGCAGTTGTCGTATATGATTGAGGTGATGGTCGCTTCTGAGATAAGTATGATTAAAGGAGGTAGTGATGCTGCAACCAAGTTCCGCTCTACCTTCAACAATCTATTTGGAACTATTTAA
- a CDS encoding Z1 domain-containing protein, producing the protein MSSTIQVINPTNKQNNQVVIGNNTLHFMDSQSKLDDEGKSIIIDEAMKILSHCVKPGTNDSITNIAVGYVQSGKTLSFTTLTALAADNGYRMIIYLTGTKTNLEKQTSDRLASDLDTDSSDVYNLMSGIDDNFTLDTSIKNFLIHTDDVILIPILKHYKHIQRLADTFVSPTLKSCLNNLGVIIIDDEADQSSFNTFAKKNTANPDWIEDDFSKTYASILALKKSLPNHSYIQYTATPQAAFLIDNSDILSPTYHTVLTPGKGYTGGKFFFKNKNYQLVHLVDDAEVYHHKRNPLTTTPKSLIESLQQFLVSVAIVVFIQKRKNVDFLSMMIHVDGRCDTNTLFANWTKNALQQWIDILTLDEKDPGRKLVCKKFKNAYDEMTRYIQNPPSFDEVMKNMVKVILRTKIHLVQSQGGSVGDDGISWKSAKANILIGADMLNRGFTIEKLSMTYMTRTTQGKSNADTIEQRCRFFGYKMDYADICRIYLSKKSLVEYNDYVEHEETLRANLSQCETLEEFSKHSHAMLLAETLNPTRTNILSSKLVRNKLSGWKQMPSLDCIDNNKILFESFLSNIPSTAYTDCENYGNNPIRNHRWVNIPINDFIDFFKLVKYEDAPNITRKIVTIQYLYYLRDSVNVDHIRLYEMAYKATVQSGDIRTRSIKDDKPNNLQAGRAANGSYPGDIKFCTDNEVCVQVHHIKIKQPLHRLNSKDLYNLCIYYPENLATSFVGLDSDDEDD; encoded by the coding sequence ATGTCATCTACCATACAAGTAATCAATCCGACCAACAAGCAAAACAACCAAGTGGTCATTGGGAACAACACCTTGCATTTCATGGATTCGCAAAGTAAACTTGACGATGAAGGCAAGTCAATCATCATAGATGAAGCTATGAAAATTTTAAGTCATTGCGTCAAACCTGGCACTAATGATTCAATAACGAATATTGCTGTTGGATATGTACAAAGTGGAAAGACTTTATCATTCACTACCTTAACCGCACTTGCGGCAGATAATGGGTATCGAATGATAATATATCTTACTGGAACAAAAACAAATCTTGAAAAGCAGACTTCTGACCGTCTGGCATCCGATTTAGACACCGACTCCTCGGATGTCTATAATCTTATGTCTGGAATTGATGATAACTTCACCTTAGACACCAGTATTAAGAATTTCTTGATACACACTGATGATGTTATCCTTATTCCTATATTGAAGCACTACAAGCACATTCAAAGACTGGCTGACACATTTGTTTCTCCCACTCTAAAGAGTTGCCTAAACAACTTGGGAGTTATCATTATAGATGACGAGGCAGACCAGTCCAGCTTCAACACATTTGCAAAAAAGAACACAGCTAATCCTGACTGGATTGAGGATGATTTCAGTAAAACATATGCAAGTATTCTTGCACTGAAGAAATCCTTGCCCAATCATTCGTATATTCAATATACAGCCACTCCACAAGCAGCTTTCTTGATTGATAACAGCGATATTCTATCACCAACATACCACACTGTTTTGACACCCGGCAAGGGTTATACTGGTGGTAAGTTCTTTTTCAAGAACAAGAACTATCAACTGGTGCACCTTGTTGATGATGCAGAAGTTTATCACCACAAGAGAAACCCACTAACAACAACTCCGAAATCTCTGATTGAGTCGTTGCAACAGTTCCTTGTTAGTGTAGCTATTGTTGTGTTCATTCAGAAACGTAAGAATGTAGATTTCCTATCTATGATGATTCACGTCGATGGACGATGTGACACAAATACATTATTTGCCAACTGGACGAAAAACGCTCTTCAGCAGTGGATTGATATTCTTACACTTGACGAGAAAGATCCAGGCAGAAAGCTCGTCTGCAAGAAATTCAAAAATGCCTACGACGAAATGACACGCTATATTCAAAATCCTCCATCATTTGATGAAGTGATGAAGAATATGGTCAAGGTTATTCTGCGTACCAAAATTCATTTGGTACAATCACAAGGTGGGTCTGTTGGTGACGACGGTATCTCGTGGAAGTCGGCAAAGGCAAACATTCTGATTGGTGCTGATATGCTCAATCGCGGTTTTACTATTGAAAAACTCTCGATGACCTACATGACAAGAACGACACAAGGGAAGTCTAATGCTGACACCATAGAACAGCGTTGCCGTTTCTTTGGTTATAAGATGGACTATGCTGATATTTGTCGTATCTACTTGTCGAAAAAGAGTCTTGTGGAATACAACGATTATGTTGAACACGAGGAGACCTTGCGTGCTAACCTGTCTCAATGTGAGACTTTGGAAGAGTTCTCTAAGCATAGCCATGCAATGTTGTTAGCCGAGACTCTTAACCCAACAAGAACCAATATCTTGTCGTCTAAATTAGTTCGCAACAAGTTGTCTGGTTGGAAACAGATGCCGTCTTTAGATTGCATCGACAACAACAAAATTCTCTTTGAGAGTTTCCTATCTAACATTCCTTCAACCGCATATACGGATTGCGAAAACTACGGTAATAACCCAATTCGTAACCATCGTTGGGTGAATATTCCTATCAATGATTTTATCGACTTCTTTAAATTGGTTAAGTATGAGGATGCACCGAACATTACCCGTAAGATAGTTACGATTCAGTATCTGTATTATCTCCGCGATTCTGTGAATGTTGACCATATTCGCTTGTATGAAATGGCGTATAAAGCCACCGTGCAATCTGGCGACATTCGTACTCGTAGCATAAAGGATGACAAGCCTAACAACCTGCAAGCTGGTCGTGCCGCAAATGGCTCATACCCTGGTGATATAAAATTCTGTACAGATAATGAGGTATGTGTACAGGTACACCATATAAAGATTAAGCAGCCTTTGCATAGGCTTAATAGTAAGGACTTATATAACCTTTGTATTTACTATCCCGAAAACTTGGCTACTTCCTTTGTCGGTTTGGATAGTGATGACGAGGATGATTAA
- a CDS encoding HU family DNA-binding protein — translation MSIKFRMYQDNRKNSKRKGYWYARAVSPDLVSVKDLALRISERCTVTEPDILAVISALVFEMNQVLKDGNRVKLDGLGTFRVGIHSQGVQKAEDFNAQRDIYGAHVLFSPTVTIDAMKRRVKTLISGLRIQEAVQYDAPKAAEKAKNKGKKKENKPSAGPEPGEATATTEGHA, via the coding sequence ATGTCAATCAAATTTCGTATGTATCAGGACAATCGTAAGAACAGCAAGCGCAAGGGTTATTGGTATGCCCGTGCGGTGTCTCCCGACCTTGTTAGTGTTAAGGATCTCGCTCTGCGTATCAGTGAGCGTTGCACCGTAACTGAGCCCGACATTTTGGCTGTCATCAGTGCGTTGGTGTTCGAGATGAATCAGGTCCTCAAGGATGGTAACCGTGTGAAGCTCGACGGATTGGGAACTTTCCGCGTAGGTATTCACTCACAGGGTGTTCAGAAGGCGGAAGACTTTAACGCACAGAGAGATATCTATGGTGCGCATGTACTTTTCTCGCCAACGGTGACTATCGATGCGATGAAGCGTCGTGTGAAGACCCTCATCAGCGGTTTGCGTATTCAGGAGGCTGTGCAGTATGATGCGCCTAAGGCTGCCGAGAAGGCGAAGAACAAGGGCAAGAAGAAGGAGAACAAGCCTTCTGCTGGTCCAGAGCCGGGTGAGGCTACTGCCACTACTGAGGGCCACGCATAG
- a CDS encoding LlaJI restriction endonuclease, with protein MRILIEEYQYDVSKVRDILYGIDALENMEGRVSIHYVGYYYNTLLKDCVFILPKVLLKNVDGQDLVLGKYKPEDIANVDRYNSIDEVERSFIYKFAVWIYRAIVVYKNDKRSDTTIVCHSRIAQMGNGGRRLSNTYLDILLSLIQFNHDNQSFFFFVIKNLHSGLNKINWQRTIATKPAIIQDGQAVYLNPVNKRRQVNFDEELLVIFFSILNYIGDTYGFPKDICCQFPLITGKRFETYLKGLGKTRLRQIKYKYFSDKALRLWNLCYTFFKEARQISVSTEQREYLLVKNFNIVFEAIIDELIGDKEPPRGLKEQDDGKRVDHIYSYRNLTNNEEDRPIYYIGDSKYYKIGNKISDESVYKQFTYARNVIQWNLNLFLDNSEENAALRKEHPIYRDELTEGYNIVPNFFISAKMDEKLSYADNVSTTNRENNTFLSRHFENRLFDRDTLLVYHYDVNFLYVVSLYARENAHQKAQWKQKVRELFREKIQAALEENYKFYAMTPKPGVNHEEYLRENFQELLGKVYRPFDDTNYLSLALDKQKESENKDLLDKLQKDYYVVECPLGKNPTSVLSGEKAQNSSEAVHGRKGVLMVMMEKYATKSANFSHGKLAIAIKMTVESMDIVENLSNIGYVLFHHRSDNDQHLFSVKGTCTIKAAGELEDDRYKNMGNKELYISVDIDTTELPNDNLHASMIKPASKETRYDAQFAWLSDLESDNSKVAE; from the coding sequence ATGCGAATCCTTATAGAAGAATATCAGTACGATGTCTCTAAGGTTAGGGACATTCTCTATGGTATTGATGCCTTAGAGAATATGGAGGGTAGGGTGTCTATCCATTACGTAGGGTATTATTATAACACCCTACTCAAAGACTGTGTGTTTATTCTTCCGAAGGTATTGCTGAAGAATGTTGATGGTCAGGATCTCGTTTTAGGGAAGTATAAGCCAGAGGATATTGCTAACGTAGACAGGTATAATTCAATTGACGAAGTAGAGCGTAGTTTCATCTATAAGTTTGCAGTATGGATTTATCGTGCTATTGTGGTCTATAAGAATGACAAGCGCAGTGACACAACGATTGTATGCCATTCTCGCATAGCACAGATGGGTAATGGAGGTCGTCGATTGAGCAACACCTACCTCGATATTCTCTTGTCGCTGATACAATTCAATCATGACAACCAAAGTTTTTTCTTCTTTGTTATAAAGAATCTGCATAGCGGACTAAACAAGATTAATTGGCAACGAACGATAGCAACGAAGCCGGCTATTATTCAAGATGGGCAGGCGGTCTATCTAAATCCTGTTAATAAGCGTAGACAAGTAAACTTTGATGAAGAATTACTCGTTATCTTCTTCTCTATCTTGAATTATATCGGTGACACCTATGGTTTCCCGAAAGATATCTGTTGTCAGTTTCCACTCATTACAGGGAAACGTTTTGAAACCTATCTCAAAGGATTAGGCAAGACGCGATTACGACAGATAAAGTATAAGTATTTCTCTGATAAAGCCCTGCGGCTATGGAATTTGTGTTATACCTTCTTTAAGGAGGCACGGCAGATATCTGTTTCTACAGAACAGCGAGAATACCTGTTGGTAAAGAACTTCAATATAGTCTTTGAAGCCATTATCGACGAGCTGATAGGCGATAAGGAGCCGCCACGAGGACTGAAAGAGCAAGACGACGGTAAGCGGGTAGACCATATTTACAGTTACCGTAATCTCACGAACAACGAGGAAGATAGACCGATTTATTATATTGGCGACAGTAAGTATTATAAGATTGGTAATAAGATTTCAGACGAGTCAGTCTATAAGCAGTTTACCTATGCTCGTAATGTGATACAGTGGAACCTTAATCTCTTTTTAGATAACAGTGAAGAGAATGCCGCATTGCGCAAGGAACACCCAATATACAGGGACGAACTAACGGAGGGATATAACATTGTTCCAAACTTCTTTATCAGTGCGAAGATGGATGAAAAGCTGTCGTATGCAGATAATGTTTCGACCACAAACCGTGAGAATAATACTTTCCTCTCTCGTCATTTTGAGAATCGTCTTTTCGATCGTGATACGCTGTTAGTATATCACTATGATGTAAACTTCCTCTACGTTGTTTCGCTCTATGCGAGAGAAAATGCACACCAGAAGGCGCAATGGAAGCAGAAGGTGCGTGAACTCTTTAGAGAGAAGATACAAGCCGCATTAGAGGAGAACTACAAGTTCTACGCCATGACACCGAAGCCGGGAGTGAATCATGAGGAATATCTACGTGAGAACTTCCAAGAGCTGTTGGGCAAGGTGTATCGTCCCTTTGATGACACCAACTACCTCTCATTGGCGTTGGATAAGCAAAAAGAGTCAGAAAATAAAGATTTACTGGATAAACTGCAGAAAGACTATTATGTGGTAGAATGTCCGTTAGGAAAGAATCCAACGTCCGTGTTGAGTGGCGAGAAGGCTCAAAATAGTTCTGAGGCTGTTCATGGTCGTAAGGGCGTATTGATGGTGATGATGGAGAAATATGCGACTAAGTCAGCTAATTTCTCTCATGGTAAACTGGCTATTGCTATTAAGATGACCGTAGAGAGTATGGATATTGTGGAAAACCTTAGTAATATTGGTTATGTGCTCTTTCATCATCGTAGCGATAACGACCAGCACCTCTTTTCAGTCAAGGGAACGTGCACGATAAAGGCTGCAGGCGAGTTAGAAGACGACCGCTATAAGAATATGGGCAACAAAGAACTGTATATCTCTGTAGATATTGATACAACCGAACTTCCCAACGATAATCTCCATGCGTCAATGATAAAACCCGCATCAAAGGAAACAAGATATGATGCGCAGTTCGCATGGTTGAGCGATTTGGAAAGTGACAATAGTAAAGTTGCTGAATAA
- a CDS encoding D-Ala-D-Ala carboxypeptidase family metallohydrolase, which yields MINDSHSNEIDFEERLSPHFTVGEMMRSGKAVGMGIKNVPEENPAPGEASRAEVIENLRELCRCVLEPLRRRVGRVIVVGGYRCEAVNRAVHGAEHSQHLRGEAADIHVTGLEMCRKYAAILSQTDFDQMILEPQESIKKRWIHISYRRDGKNRHQILGAK from the coding sequence ATGATCAACGATAGTCATTCTAATGAAATAGATTTTGAGGAGCGACTCTCTCCACATTTTACGGTGGGCGAGATGATGCGCTCGGGAAAGGCGGTGGGCATGGGTATTAAGAACGTGCCTGAGGAGAATCCTGCGCCCGGGGAGGCTTCGAGAGCGGAGGTGATAGAGAACCTTCGGGAGCTTTGTAGATGCGTCTTAGAACCGCTTAGGCGGCGTGTGGGACGTGTGATAGTCGTGGGAGGTTATCGCTGTGAGGCTGTGAATAGGGCTGTTCATGGGGCTGAACATTCGCAACATTTGCGGGGAGAGGCGGCTGATATTCATGTCACAGGACTGGAAATGTGTCGGAAATATGCGGCAATTCTCTCTCAAACAGACTTCGATCAGATGATTCTTGAGCCGCAGGAGTCGATAAAAAAGCGGTGGATTCACATCAGTTATAGGCGTGATGGGAAGAATAGACACCAGATTCTTGGGGCAAAATAG
- a CDS encoding PD-(D/E)XK motif protein, whose amino-acid sequence MSNLYSTYSQLRERRKESGLYEVEDFIIGKPHKFGATEDGFPVIFVECCDDAVSTPIRLKAISVDFSQLCTLKDAGGETLTKKYTIIVLNSLEADLQSYFLEVFAMVLNKFSSTPSVSLLKAEISKVAKIFMMPPSFSAVVIQGLWAELFVIANAKSPEDLAKAWHVTAEDKYDFNDGKDKIEVKSTSNLDRVHTFALEQLNPNAGSELAIASVITVRSGQGVNVFDVLDTISQRGLSIEQMSKIQEIAYLTIGPHLEEAKKIKYDFTLALNSYMKFDYRDVPSIKSEHVPSGVTSVHFASCLKDVEPIDLSATNSGLLKFM is encoded by the coding sequence ATGAGCAACCTATATTCAACATACTCTCAACTCAGAGAAAGAAGAAAGGAGTCAGGTCTCTACGAGGTAGAAGATTTCATTATTGGAAAACCACACAAATTTGGTGCAACCGAGGATGGATTTCCTGTTATCTTCGTAGAATGTTGTGATGATGCTGTTTCAACTCCTATCCGCTTAAAAGCGATAAGTGTTGATTTCAGCCAACTCTGCACTTTAAAGGATGCTGGAGGAGAAACACTAACGAAGAAATACACTATCATTGTGCTTAATTCTTTGGAAGCAGACCTGCAAAGCTATTTTCTTGAAGTTTTTGCTATGGTGCTGAATAAGTTTTCCAGCACCCCCAGTGTTTCTCTCCTAAAAGCAGAAATATCCAAAGTGGCAAAAATCTTTATGATGCCGCCCTCATTCTCCGCAGTTGTGATACAGGGTTTATGGGCAGAGTTGTTTGTGATAGCCAATGCAAAATCTCCAGAAGATTTAGCTAAAGCATGGCACGTTACAGCTGAAGATAAATATGACTTTAACGATGGTAAGGATAAGATAGAAGTAAAATCAACGAGCAACCTTGATCGTGTTCACACATTTGCTTTAGAGCAGCTTAACCCAAATGCTGGCTCTGAACTTGCTATTGCATCCGTCATAACGGTTAGGTCTGGTCAAGGTGTAAACGTCTTTGACGTTCTTGATACTATCAGTCAAAGAGGGCTATCAATAGAGCAGATGTCAAAGATTCAGGAGATAGCCTATTTGACTATCGGCCCACACCTTGAAGAAGCAAAAAAGATAAAATATGATTTCACGCTTGCACTCAATTCATATATGAAGTTCGACTATCGCGATGTGCCATCTATAAAGAGTGAGCATGTTCCGTCAGGTGTTACCTCGGTACATTTTGCATCATGTCTGAAAGATGTAGAGCCGATTGATTTATCTGCAACCAATAGCGGTTTATTAAAGTTTATGTGA
- the dcm gene encoding DNA (cytosine-5-)-methyltransferase, producing the protein MAKKKQLQFIDLFAGLGGFHLALSKLGCKCVFSSELKEDLRKLYQINYPGVRIEGDITKIAPKDIPAHDIICAGFPCQPFSQAGNRQGFNDEKGRGTLFDYIIDIVAYHKPKYIILENVSNLKGHDNGNTWRIIQEKLDEQEYSVKAEILSPHEFGIPQHRKRIYIVCIRKDLGLLDNFTFPKGNKPVCDVNDIIEANAKDITPIKEETHYQLNIWQEFIDKTIANGGTIPTFPIWAMEFGASYDFETVAPAFQSIEQLVEKKGKLGKIIRGTTLKECLAQLPNYSQTDKTRVFPVWKIRYIQQNRDFYNKHKSWLKGWMKKVVHFENSHLKMEWNCGVNVEPHIENKIVQFRASGIRVKKPTFVPALNLVGTQVPIFPWIELPKDMQKPEIGLTKGRYMTLHEAASVQGMRELSFGNDDFRLSLARSYEALGNAVNVELVKMIAKKLLDYAK; encoded by the coding sequence ATGGCTAAGAAGAAACAACTTCAATTTATAGACCTCTTTGCTGGATTAGGAGGATTCCATCTTGCTCTAAGCAAACTTGGATGCAAGTGTGTTTTCTCCTCTGAACTAAAAGAGGATTTACGCAAGCTATATCAGATAAACTATCCTGGTGTAAGAATAGAGGGCGATATAACCAAGATTGCGCCCAAAGATATTCCTGCGCATGACATTATTTGTGCAGGTTTTCCATGTCAGCCGTTTAGTCAGGCTGGTAACCGACAAGGTTTCAATGATGAAAAAGGACGTGGTACGCTCTTTGATTACATCATTGATATTGTGGCATATCATAAGCCCAAATATATTATTTTGGAAAATGTTTCAAACTTGAAAGGGCATGATAATGGCAACACTTGGCGCATAATACAAGAAAAACTCGACGAGCAGGAGTATTCCGTAAAGGCAGAAATTCTTTCTCCTCATGAATTTGGAATTCCACAACACAGAAAGCGTATCTACATTGTTTGCATCCGCAAAGATTTAGGTTTGCTCGATAACTTTACTTTCCCAAAAGGAAATAAGCCGGTCTGTGATGTAAATGACATCATCGAGGCAAACGCAAAAGATATTACTCCTATTAAGGAGGAAACCCACTATCAGTTGAATATATGGCAAGAGTTTATAGACAAAACTATTGCCAATGGTGGTACGATACCAACATTCCCCATTTGGGCAATGGAATTTGGGGCATCATACGATTTTGAGACAGTAGCTCCTGCTTTTCAATCAATCGAGCAATTAGTTGAGAAAAAAGGAAAACTTGGGAAGATTATTAGAGGAACGACATTAAAGGAATGTTTAGCACAGTTGCCTAACTATTCCCAAACGGATAAAACACGAGTTTTCCCTGTTTGGAAGATTAGATACATCCAACAAAACCGTGACTTTTATAACAAGCATAAAAGTTGGCTTAAAGGTTGGATGAAGAAAGTCGTTCACTTTGAGAATAGCCACCTAAAAATGGAATGGAACTGTGGCGTAAACGTAGAGCCTCACATAGAGAATAAGATTGTTCAATTCCGTGCTTCTGGAATAAGGGTGAAGAAGCCCACGTTTGTACCTGCACTAAATCTTGTAGGAACACAAGTACCTATATTCCCGTGGATAGAACTTCCCAAAGATATGCAGAAGCCAGAGATAGGCTTAACCAAAGGACGCTACATGACACTGCATGAAGCAGCGTCCGTCCAAGGTATGCGAGAACTATCTTTTGGCAACGATGATTTTAGACTATCACTGGCAAGAAGCTATGAAGCTCTTGGCAATGCAGTAAATGTTGAGTTAGTGAAGATGATTGCAAAAAAACTATTAGATTATGCCAAGTAA
- a CDS encoding smalltalk protein codes for MIKPIWKNILHILVTVLTALATTLGVSSCM; via the coding sequence ATGATTAAACCTATTTGGAAGAATATCCTGCATATTCTCGTTACCGTACTCACAGCGTTAGCAACCACGTTGGGCGTCAGTTCTTGTATGTAA
- a CDS encoding helix-turn-helix transcriptional regulator, whose protein sequence is MEDINQIKLALVKSKKTNKWLAEQLKVNPTTFSKWCTNTTQLNLYTLKKIAGLLNIPVSELIVSE, encoded by the coding sequence ATGGAAGATATAAATCAAATAAAGCTTGCTCTTGTTAAATCCAAGAAAACTAACAAGTGGCTTGCAGAACAGTTGAAAGTTAATCCTACAACTTTTTCTAAATGGTGTACTAATACGACACAGCTAAACCTCTATACTTTGAAAAAGATAGCAGGACTATTAAATATTCCTGTTAGTGAACTTATTGTTTCCGAATAA